In the Mycolicibacterium thermoresistibile genome, one interval contains:
- the bioD gene encoding dethiobiotin synthase, translating into MTVLLITGTGTGVGKTMTTAALACHARLAGIDVAVCKPVQTGSAGPDGGPGDDDLAEIGRLAGVTARYGRWRYPEPLAPPAAAERAGARLPTRSELVGFIAEVAAAHRLTLVEGAGGLLVELAADGTTLRDVAVDLSAPVLVVVDAGLGTLNHTALTLESLARHEVRCEGLAIGAWPAQPGPAELSNREALARMATVRAALPAGIGTLGDRDFERLAATSFAPGWVTGLV; encoded by the coding sequence ATGACCGTTCTGCTCATCACCGGTACCGGCACCGGCGTCGGTAAGACCATGACCACCGCGGCGCTGGCCTGCCACGCCCGGCTGGCCGGCATCGACGTCGCGGTGTGCAAACCGGTGCAGACCGGATCCGCCGGACCGGACGGCGGCCCCGGCGACGACGATCTCGCCGAGATCGGCCGGCTCGCCGGGGTGACGGCGCGCTACGGTCGGTGGCGTTACCCCGAGCCGCTGGCCCCGCCGGCAGCCGCGGAGCGCGCCGGCGCCCGGCTGCCCACCCGTTCCGAACTCGTCGGGTTCATCGCGGAGGTCGCCGCCGCCCACCGGCTGACCCTGGTGGAAGGGGCCGGCGGACTGCTCGTCGAACTCGCCGCCGACGGCACCACCCTGCGCGATGTGGCCGTCGACCTGTCCGCCCCGGTGCTGGTCGTGGTGGACGCCGGCCTGGGCACCCTCAACCACACCGCGCTGACGTTGGAGTCCCTTGCGCGCCACGAGGTCCGGTGTGAAGGACTGGCGATCGGGGCGTGGCCCGCGCAGCCCGGGCCGGCGGAGCTGTCCAACCGCGAGGCGCTCGCCCGGATGGCCACGGTGCGGGCCGCCCTGCCGGCCGGGATCGGGACGTTGGGCGACCGGGACTTCGAACGGCTCGCGGCCACCTCGTTCGCGCCGGGCTGGGTGACGGGGCTGGTCTGA
- a CDS encoding 2'-5' RNA ligase family protein, protein MVHSIELVFDTTVETAVRDIWSTLARHDLRSPAPGSRPHATLTVAERIDDAVHEALAPLTERLPLPCVIGAPLIFGRGRAVLARLLIPSGELLELHAAVYRGSLPHLTPGPMPHTEPGQWTGHVTLARRVGPDQLARAVELAGRPTEITGSVVGLRHWYGDKRIERLIG, encoded by the coding sequence ATGGTGCACTCGATCGAGTTGGTGTTCGACACGACCGTCGAAACCGCCGTGCGCGACATCTGGTCCACGCTGGCCCGGCACGACCTGCGCAGCCCCGCTCCGGGCAGCCGGCCGCATGCGACGCTGACCGTCGCCGAGCGCATCGACGACGCCGTTCACGAGGCGCTTGCCCCGCTCACCGAGCGGCTGCCGCTGCCGTGTGTGATCGGGGCGCCGCTGATCTTCGGCCGTGGCCGGGCGGTGCTGGCCCGGCTGCTGATCCCGTCCGGCGAGCTGCTCGAACTGCACGCCGCGGTGTACCGGGGCAGCCTGCCGCACCTCACACCGGGGCCGATGCCGCACACCGAACCGGGGCAGTGGACCGGCCACGTCACGCTGGCCCGCCGGGTCGGTCCCGATCAGCTGGCCCGTGCGGTGGAGCTGGCCGGCCGGCCCACCGAGATCACCGGCAGCGTGGTCGGGCTGCGGCACTGGTACGGCGACAAGCGGATCGAGCGGTTGATCGGCTGA
- a CDS encoding TetR/AcrR family transcriptional regulator C-terminal domain-containing protein — MQLRKSDVVDAATAILDNYGIADLTTRRLARELGVTAGALYWHFANKQELLGAVADRILTPVPAGEPEPGWAERISSTAGRLRDALLSHTDGAELVSATFAAGQSRVLDEILARFAAAAAAAGLEGSRAVLAARTIVHYVLGFTGDEQSRLQWDAAGAEVAEPPADDNPSARFAFGLNLLINGIAAEIDAAARKSE; from the coding sequence GTGCAGCTGCGCAAAAGCGATGTGGTCGACGCGGCGACCGCGATCCTGGACAACTACGGCATCGCCGACCTCACCACCCGCCGGCTGGCCCGCGAACTCGGAGTCACCGCCGGTGCGTTGTATTGGCATTTCGCCAACAAGCAGGAACTGCTCGGCGCCGTCGCCGACCGCATTCTGACACCGGTACCGGCCGGGGAGCCGGAACCCGGCTGGGCCGAGCGGATCAGCTCGACGGCCGGCCGTCTGCGGGACGCCCTGCTGTCACACACCGACGGCGCCGAACTGGTCTCGGCGACCTTCGCCGCCGGTCAGTCCCGGGTGCTCGACGAGATCCTGGCCCGGTTCGCCGCCGCCGCGGCCGCCGCCGGGCTGGAGGGCAGCCGGGCCGTGCTGGCCGCCCGCACCATCGTCCACTACGTGTTGGGGTTCACCGGTGACGAGCAGTCCCGGCTGCAGTGGGACGCCGCCGGCGCCGAGGTCGCCGAACCGCCCGCCGACGACAACCCCAGCGCCCGGTTCGCGTTCGGGCTGAACCTGTTGATCAACGGGATCGCCGCCGAGATCGACGCCGCGGCACGCAAGTCCGAATAG
- the bioB gene encoding biotin synthase BioB, whose amino-acid sequence MTDILQEAREQVLERGVGLDKEQTLRVLQLPDDRLDELLELGHEVRMRWCGPDVEVEGIISLKTGGCPEDCHFCSQSGLFASPVRSAWLDIDNLVEAAKQTAKTGATEFCIVAAVRGPDERLMAQVAAGIEAIRSEVDIQIACSLGMLTKEQVEQLAEMGVHRYNHNLETARSFFPNVVTTHTWEERWETLQMVHEAGMEVCCGGILGMGETVEQRAEFAAELAELDPHEVPLNFLNPRPGTPFGDLEVLPATEALKAVAAFRLALPRTMLRFAGGREITLGDLGAKKGMLGGINAVIVGNYLTTLGRPAESDLELLEDLQMPIKALNATL is encoded by the coding sequence GTGACCGACATTCTGCAGGAGGCTCGGGAACAGGTTCTCGAGCGGGGAGTGGGGCTCGACAAGGAGCAGACCCTGCGCGTTCTGCAGCTGCCCGATGACCGTCTCGACGAGCTGCTCGAACTCGGCCATGAGGTCCGGATGCGCTGGTGCGGACCCGACGTCGAGGTCGAGGGGATCATCAGCCTCAAGACCGGCGGCTGCCCCGAGGACTGCCATTTCTGTTCGCAGTCCGGGCTGTTCGCGTCCCCGGTGCGCAGCGCATGGCTCGACATCGACAACCTCGTGGAGGCTGCCAAGCAGACCGCCAAGACCGGCGCCACCGAGTTCTGCATCGTCGCGGCGGTCCGCGGACCCGATGAGCGGCTGATGGCGCAGGTCGCCGCCGGCATCGAGGCCATCCGCAGCGAGGTCGACATCCAGATCGCCTGCTCGCTGGGCATGCTCACCAAGGAGCAGGTCGAGCAACTCGCCGAGATGGGTGTGCACCGCTACAACCACAACCTGGAGACCGCGCGGTCATTCTTCCCGAACGTCGTCACCACGCACACGTGGGAAGAGCGTTGGGAGACACTGCAGATGGTGCACGAAGCCGGGATGGAGGTCTGCTGCGGCGGCATCCTGGGAATGGGCGAGACGGTCGAGCAGCGCGCCGAATTCGCCGCCGAGCTGGCCGAACTCGATCCGCACGAGGTGCCGCTGAACTTCCTCAACCCGCGGCCGGGAACGCCGTTCGGGGACCTGGAGGTGCTGCCGGCGACCGAGGCGCTCAAGGCCGTCGCCGCGTTCCGGCTCGCGCTGCCGCGCACCATGCTCCGGTTCGCCGGTGGGCGCGAGATCACCCTCGGCGACCTCGGCGCCAAGAAGGGCATGCTGGGCGGAATCAACGCCGTCATCGTCGGCAACTACCTCACCACGCTGGGCCGGCCCGCCGAATCGGACCTGGAACTGCTCGAGGATCTTCAGATGCCGATCAAGGCGCTCAACGCCACTCTGTAA
- a CDS encoding DUF2567 domain-containing protein — MIRDEGPETRSTAAPALTHRRAAAVVVAGLTGAGVLTGAVWAWLAPPARGVIALSRTGNRVRAYLGAEADNFFTAAFLMVGFLSAVAVVAAVLVWQWRAHRGPLMAAAVTIGGGSAAAVATGVGAALVRWRYGAVDVAAAPVTPEQRVHYFTEAPAVFFGHTPLQIAATIVFPAAVGALVYALLAVSTARDDLGGWPPVEYGPGGPPGPYSTASAATTGRTGTGAGDPPVGRSAPSP, encoded by the coding sequence ATGATCCGCGACGAGGGCCCCGAGACACGTTCCACCGCCGCGCCGGCGCTGACGCACCGCCGCGCGGCCGCCGTCGTGGTCGCCGGACTGACCGGGGCCGGGGTGCTGACCGGGGCGGTGTGGGCGTGGCTGGCGCCGCCGGCCCGTGGCGTCATCGCGTTGAGCCGGACCGGCAACCGGGTCCGCGCCTACCTCGGCGCCGAGGCCGACAACTTCTTCACCGCGGCGTTTCTGATGGTCGGCTTCCTGTCCGCGGTCGCGGTGGTGGCGGCGGTGCTGGTGTGGCAGTGGCGTGCCCACCGCGGACCGCTGATGGCCGCGGCGGTGACGATCGGCGGCGGGTCGGCGGCGGCCGTGGCCACCGGCGTCGGCGCCGCGCTGGTGCGGTGGCGCTACGGCGCGGTGGACGTCGCCGCGGCGCCGGTGACCCCCGAACAGCGGGTGCACTACTTCACCGAGGCGCCGGCGGTGTTCTTCGGCCACACCCCGTTGCAGATCGCGGCCACGATCGTGTTTCCCGCGGCGGTGGGGGCGCTGGTGTACGCCCTGCTGGCGGTGTCGACGGCCCGCGACGACCTGGGCGGCTGGCCGCCGGTGGAGTACGGCCCGGGCGGGCCGCCCGGGCCGTACTCCACCGCGAGCGCCGCTACTACTGGTCGAACCGGGACAGGGGCCGGCGATCCACCCGTCGGCCGGTCAGCACCTTCGCCGTGA
- a CDS encoding lipase family protein: MDLGSAAQSTGAEWIGRPTHEALRRTRPILPERDPFYEPPPGFEHARPGTVLRSRDVELAFMGLIPQKFTATQLLYRTTGFDGRPRATVTTVVVPAERDKNGRCPVVSYQCAIDAVTSRCFPSYALRRGARAVGALAQFEFLLIAAALAEGWAVSVPDHEGPDGSWGAPLEPGYHILDGLRAALGYERLNLAVDAPVGLWGYSGGGLASAWAAEVCRDYAPDLNVVGAVLGSPVGDLGSAFRRLNGSLYAGLPAMVVAALAHIFPEVDQIIDEHATETGKAMLQRVEKMTTAHAVLRMIGMDMGKLVDQPLEEILQTPAMQRVFDRIKLGSAIPAPPVLLVQACHDRIVSVDDIDTLADTYIEGGVRVTYHRDMFSEHMLLHPMSAPMTLRWLRDRFAGQPLKHNLTRTKWPTMFNPSTYRGMLRLGLITAKVLTGRRVDRRPLSRFDQ, from the coding sequence ATGGACCTGGGCAGCGCGGCGCAATCGACGGGGGCCGAGTGGATCGGCCGCCCGACTCACGAGGCACTGCGGCGCACCCGGCCGATTCTTCCGGAGCGCGATCCCTTCTACGAGCCGCCGCCCGGCTTCGAGCACGCCCGGCCCGGCACGGTGCTGCGATCCCGGGACGTCGAGTTGGCGTTCATGGGGCTGATCCCGCAGAAGTTCACCGCCACCCAGCTGCTGTACCGCACCACCGGCTTCGACGGCCGGCCCCGAGCCACCGTCACCACCGTGGTGGTGCCCGCCGAACGGGACAAGAACGGCCGCTGCCCGGTGGTGTCCTACCAGTGCGCGATCGACGCGGTCACCAGCCGGTGCTTTCCGTCCTACGCACTGCGCCGGGGGGCACGCGCCGTGGGCGCGCTGGCCCAGTTCGAGTTTCTGCTGATCGCCGCCGCGTTGGCGGAGGGCTGGGCGGTCTCCGTCCCCGACCACGAGGGCCCGGACGGCAGCTGGGGCGCTCCGCTGGAACCCGGCTACCACATCCTGGACGGCCTGCGGGCGGCGCTGGGCTACGAGCGCCTGAACCTGGCGGTCGACGCCCCGGTCGGGCTGTGGGGCTACTCCGGCGGCGGGCTGGCGTCGGCCTGGGCCGCCGAGGTGTGCCGTGACTACGCCCCCGACCTCAACGTGGTCGGCGCCGTGCTGGGATCTCCGGTGGGCGATCTGGGCAGCGCCTTCCGCCGGCTCAACGGCAGCCTGTACGCGGGTCTGCCGGCGATGGTGGTGGCCGCGCTGGCGCACATCTTCCCCGAGGTCGACCAGATCATCGACGAGCACGCCACCGAAACGGGCAAGGCGATGCTGCAGCGGGTCGAGAAGATGACCACCGCGCACGCGGTGTTGCGGATGATCGGCATGGACATGGGCAAGCTGGTCGACCAGCCGCTCGAGGAGATCCTGCAGACCCCCGCCATGCAGCGGGTCTTCGACCGGATCAAACTCGGCAGCGCGATCCCGGCCCCACCGGTGCTGCTGGTGCAGGCCTGCCACGACCGGATCGTCTCGGTCGACGACATCGACACGCTGGCCGACACCTACATCGAGGGCGGCGTCCGCGTCACCTACCACCGCGACATGTTCAGCGAGCACATGCTGCTGCATCCGATGTCGGCGCCGATGACGTTGCGGTGGCTGCGGGACCGGTTCGCCGGCCAGCCGCTCAAGCACAACCTGACCCGCACCAAATGGCCGACGATGTTCAACCCGTCGACCTACCGGGGCATGCTCCGGCTGGGTCTGATCACGGCGAAGGTGCTGACCGGCCGACGGGTGGATCGCCGGCCCCTGTCCCGGTTCGACCAGTAG
- a CDS encoding NUDIX hydrolase translates to MSHSSTEHEVLAVVFQVRGLDSRQPALHVLLWQRALEPERGRWSLPGGLLGTDEDLTSSVRRQLAEKVDLRELAHLEQLAVFSDPHRVPGVRTIASTYLGLVPSPASPALPDDTRWHPVHALPPMAFDHGPMVEHARSRLVAKLSYTNIGFGLAPEEFALSTLRDIYAAALGHPVDTTNLQRVLERRHVITRTGSTARSGRAGGRPPALYRFTENRYRVTDEYAAFRPPAV, encoded by the coding sequence ATGTCACATAGTAGCACCGAGCATGAAGTGCTCGCCGTGGTGTTCCAGGTGCGCGGGCTCGATTCCCGGCAACCCGCCCTTCACGTGCTGTTATGGCAGCGTGCACTGGAACCCGAGCGAGGCAGGTGGTCGCTGCCCGGCGGGCTGCTGGGCACCGACGAGGATCTGACCAGCTCGGTGCGACGCCAGCTCGCCGAGAAGGTCGATCTGCGGGAGCTGGCCCACCTCGAACAGCTCGCGGTGTTCTCCGACCCGCACCGGGTGCCGGGGGTGCGCACCATCGCGTCGACCTATCTGGGCCTGGTGCCCTCCCCCGCATCGCCGGCGCTGCCCGACGACACCCGCTGGCATCCGGTCCACGCACTTCCCCCGATGGCGTTCGACCACGGTCCGATGGTCGAACACGCACGCAGTCGGCTGGTGGCCAAACTGTCCTATACGAACATCGGATTCGGTTTGGCACCAGAAGAATTCGCGCTGTCCACGCTTCGTGACATCTATGCGGCAGCCCTGGGTCACCCGGTGGACACCACGAACCTGCAGCGGGTACTGGAACGCCGCCACGTCATCACCCGGACCGGCAGCACCGCGCGTTCGGGGCGCGCCGGGGGCCGGCCGCCGGCGTTGTACCGGTTCACCGAGAACCGCTACCGGGTCACCGACGAATACGCCGCGTTCCGCCCGCCCGCGGTCTGA
- the nadA gene encoding quinolinate synthase NadA: protein MTVLDQRLSHDDASDWEASAPDVEPTAEWAAEIRRLADARGATLLAHNYQLPAIQDVADHVGDSLALSRIAAEAPEGTIVFCGVHFMAETAKILSPDKTVLIPDARAGCSLADSITAEDLRAWKAEHPGAVVVSYVNTTAAVKAETDICCTSSNAVDVVRSIPADREVLFCPDQFLGAHVRRVTGRENMHVWAGECHVHAGINGEELSDQARSHPDAELFVHPECGCATSALYLAGEGAFPAERVKILSTGGMIDAARQSQARQVLVATEVGMLHQLRRAAPEIDFRAVNDRASCRFMKMITPGALLRCLQEGRDVIEVDPEIAEKARRSVQRMIEIGQPGSGE, encoded by the coding sequence ATGACTGTGCTTGACCAACGGCTCTCGCACGACGACGCCTCGGACTGGGAGGCTTCGGCGCCGGACGTCGAGCCCACCGCGGAGTGGGCCGCCGAGATTCGCCGCCTGGCCGATGCGCGCGGGGCGACGCTGCTGGCCCACAACTACCAGCTGCCGGCGATCCAGGACGTCGCCGACCACGTGGGTGACTCGCTGGCGCTGTCGCGGATCGCGGCCGAGGCGCCGGAGGGCACCATCGTGTTCTGCGGTGTGCACTTCATGGCCGAGACCGCCAAGATCCTCAGCCCGGACAAGACCGTGCTGATCCCGGACGCGCGGGCCGGCTGCTCGCTGGCCGACTCGATCACCGCCGAGGATCTGCGGGCCTGGAAGGCCGAGCATCCCGGCGCGGTTGTGGTGTCCTACGTCAACACCACCGCGGCCGTGAAGGCCGAGACCGACATCTGCTGCACGTCGTCGAACGCCGTCGACGTGGTGCGGTCGATCCCGGCCGACCGGGAGGTGCTGTTCTGCCCGGACCAGTTCCTCGGCGCCCATGTGCGCCGGGTGACCGGCCGGGAGAACATGCACGTGTGGGCCGGCGAATGCCACGTGCACGCCGGCATCAACGGTGAGGAGCTGTCCGATCAGGCCCGCAGCCACCCGGACGCCGAACTGTTCGTTCATCCCGAATGCGGTTGTGCCACCTCGGCTCTCTACCTCGCCGGCGAGGGCGCCTTCCCGGCGGAGCGGGTGAAGATCCTGTCCACCGGCGGCATGATCGACGCGGCGCGGCAGTCGCAGGCCCGGCAGGTGCTGGTCGCCACCGAGGTCGGCATGCTGCACCAGTTGCGCCGGGCCGCACCGGAGATCGACTTCCGGGCGGTCAACGACCGGGCATCGTGCCGGTTCATGAAGATGATCACCCCCGGTGCGCTGCTGCGCTGCCTGCAGGAGGGGCGCGACGTCATCGAGGTCGACCCGGAGATCGCCGAGAAGGCCCGCCGCAGCGTGCAGCGCATGATCGAGATCGGACAGCCCGGAAGCGGCGAATGA
- a CDS encoding L-aspartate oxidase: MIHRFGCGGSGSVAWQQRADVVVIGTGVAGLVAARAAGRAGRRVVVLSKTDDIGQTATRYAQGGIAVVLPDTDDSVDVHVADTLAAGGGLCDPRIVRSIVADGYAAVCDLIGAGARFDRAASGGWARTREGGHTRRRVIHAGGDATGVEVQRALEAAAAGLDIRCRHQAVQVLVRDGAVAGVLVRNDDGLGVLHTPAVVIATGGLGQLYTATTNPDGSTGDGVALALTAGAAVSDLEFIQFHPTMLFDGASGGRRPLITEAVRGEGATLVDARGEPVMAGIHPMGDLAPRDVVAAAIEARLAATGDPCVFLDARRVADFPRRFPTVTAVCHAAGCDPVRQPIPVVPGAHYSCGGIDTDDQGRSTVPGLFAAGECARTGMHGANRLASNSLLEGLVMGARAGRAAAGHAAAAGTVVAVPPADTAQPAVDRTELQRAMTRHASVMRDGAGLTELDALLATARPRPARRRADIEDIALTLTARAVAVAARERTETRGCHHRADHPDTDHAQAVSSVVRLDHGRLITDAPVGAA; encoded by the coding sequence ATGATCCACCGCTTCGGTTGCGGCGGAAGCGGATCGGTGGCCTGGCAACAACGGGCCGATGTGGTGGTGATCGGGACCGGGGTGGCCGGTCTGGTGGCCGCCCGGGCGGCCGGGCGCGCCGGCCGCCGGGTGGTTGTGCTGTCCAAGACCGACGACATCGGCCAGACCGCGACCCGTTACGCGCAGGGCGGCATCGCGGTGGTGCTGCCCGACACCGACGACTCGGTGGACGTGCACGTCGCCGACACACTGGCCGCCGGCGGCGGGCTGTGTGACCCGCGGATCGTGCGCTCGATCGTCGCCGACGGCTACGCGGCCGTCTGCGACCTCATCGGCGCGGGCGCCCGGTTCGACCGGGCCGCGTCCGGGGGCTGGGCCCGCACCCGCGAGGGTGGCCACACCCGGCGCCGCGTCATCCACGCGGGCGGCGACGCCACCGGAGTCGAGGTGCAGCGTGCGCTGGAGGCCGCCGCGGCGGGGCTGGACATCCGGTGCCGGCATCAGGCCGTGCAGGTGCTGGTGCGGGACGGCGCGGTGGCCGGGGTGCTGGTGCGCAACGACGACGGCCTCGGGGTGCTGCACACCCCGGCGGTGGTGATCGCCACCGGCGGGCTCGGACAGCTCTACACCGCCACCACCAACCCGGACGGGTCCACCGGTGACGGGGTGGCGCTGGCGCTCACGGCCGGCGCCGCGGTCAGCGACCTCGAGTTCATCCAGTTCCACCCGACCATGCTGTTCGACGGGGCGTCCGGTGGGCGCCGCCCGCTGATCACCGAGGCGGTGCGCGGTGAGGGCGCCACCCTGGTCGACGCGCGCGGCGAGCCGGTCATGGCCGGGATCCACCCGATGGGCGATCTGGCGCCGCGCGATGTGGTGGCCGCCGCGATCGAGGCCCGGCTGGCCGCCACCGGCGACCCCTGCGTGTTCCTCGACGCCCGCCGCGTCGCCGACTTCCCACGGCGGTTCCCGACCGTGACCGCGGTGTGCCACGCGGCCGGCTGCGACCCGGTGCGCCAACCGATCCCGGTGGTGCCCGGCGCCCACTACAGCTGCGGCGGCATCGACACCGACGATCAGGGCCGCAGCACCGTGCCCGGACTGTTCGCGGCCGGGGAGTGCGCCCGCACCGGGATGCACGGCGCCAACCGGCTGGCGTCCAACAGCCTGCTGGAGGGACTGGTCATGGGCGCCCGTGCCGGCCGGGCCGCCGCCGGCCACGCCGCCGCGGCCGGGACCGTCGTCGCGGTGCCGCCGGCCGACACCGCGCAGCCCGCGGTCGATCGGACCGAGCTGCAGCGCGCCATGACCCGGCACGCCTCGGTCATGCGCGACGGCGCCGGCCTGACCGAACTCGACGCGCTGCTCGCCACCGCCCGTCCCCGTCCGGCCCGGCGCCGGGCCGACATCGAGGACATCGCGCTGACCCTGACCGCCCGGGCGGTCGCCGTGGCGGCGCGCGAACGCACCGAAACGCGCGGATGCCACCACCGCGCCGACCATCCCGACACCGATCACGCCCAGGCCGTGAGCAGCGTGGTGCGGCTCGACCACGGCCGGCTGATCACCGACGCACCGGTAGGAGCGGCCTGA
- the nadC gene encoding carboxylating nicotinate-nucleotide diphosphorylase yields the protein MRLTDTEVAEARVTITRALDEDLRYGPDITTTATVPADARTTASMVAREPGVVAGIDVALLVLDEVLGPDGYQVVHRVDDGARLAAGGAALTVQAPTRGLLTAERTMLNLVCHLSGIATTTAAWVAAVEGTKARIRDTRKTLPGLRALQKYAVRVGGGVNHRMGLGDAALIKDNHVAAAGSVVAALRAVRSAAPDLPCEVEVDSLEQLDEVLAEDLGEEALILLDNFPVWQTQIAVQRRDSRSPETKLESSGGLALENAADYAATGVDYLAVGALTHSVRVLDIGLDV from the coding sequence ATGCGGCTCACCGACACCGAAGTGGCCGAAGCACGCGTGACCATCACCCGCGCGCTCGACGAGGATCTGCGGTACGGACCCGACATCACCACCACGGCCACCGTGCCGGCCGACGCCCGCACCACCGCGTCGATGGTGGCCCGGGAGCCCGGTGTCGTCGCCGGGATCGACGTGGCGCTGCTGGTCCTCGACGAGGTGCTCGGCCCGGACGGATATCAGGTGGTGCACCGCGTCGACGACGGCGCCCGGCTGGCGGCCGGCGGGGCGGCGCTGACCGTGCAGGCACCCACCCGGGGGCTGCTCACCGCCGAACGGACCATGCTCAACCTGGTGTGCCACCTGTCCGGCATCGCGACCACCACCGCGGCCTGGGTGGCGGCGGTCGAAGGGACCAAGGCCCGGATCCGCGACACCCGCAAGACCCTGCCCGGGCTGCGGGCGCTGCAGAAGTACGCGGTGCGGGTCGGCGGCGGCGTCAACCACCGGATGGGACTCGGGGACGCGGCGCTGATCAAGGACAACCACGTCGCGGCGGCGGGCTCGGTGGTGGCCGCCCTGCGGGCCGTCCGCAGCGCGGCGCCGGATCTGCCGTGTGAGGTCGAGGTCGACTCGCTCGAACAGCTCGACGAGGTGCTGGCCGAGGACCTGGGCGAGGAGGCGTTGATCCTGCTGGACAACTTCCCGGTGTGGCAGACCCAGATCGCGGTGCAACGGCGTGATTCCCGGTCGCCGGAGACCAAACTCGAATCCTCGGGCGGCCTGGCGCTGGAGAACGCCGCCGACTACGCGGCCACCGGGGTGGACTATCTGGCCGTCGGCGCGCTCACCCACTCGGTGCGCGTGCTCGACATCGGCCTGGACGTGTGA
- a CDS encoding nitroreductase family deazaflavin-dependent oxidoreductase: MTDLPRMFPPWLDRIQIRYFNPVIKPFAGRLPGLSLLRHRGRRSGRDYETVVTTYRRGNELAIVLGHGKTDWVKNVLAAGEADVVVRGREWHVVNPRIVPPGGEVAALPGFARLQAKNSAVFVADIA; the protein is encoded by the coding sequence ATGACCGACCTGCCGCGGATGTTCCCGCCCTGGCTGGACCGCATCCAGATCAGATACTTCAACCCGGTGATCAAACCGTTCGCCGGTCGGCTACCTGGGCTTTCGTTGCTCAGACACCGGGGCCGGCGGTCCGGCCGGGACTACGAGACCGTCGTCACCACCTACCGCAGGGGCAATGAGCTGGCGATCGTGCTCGGCCACGGCAAGACCGACTGGGTCAAGAACGTGTTGGCCGCGGGCGAGGCCGACGTCGTGGTGCGCGGACGCGAATGGCACGTGGTGAATCCGCGCATCGTGCCGCCGGGCGGTGAGGTGGCGGCGCTGCCGGGCTTCGCGCGGCTGCAGGCGAAGAACAGCGCGGTGTTCGTGGCCGACATCGCCTGA